The genome window TATCCACTTAGCCTTGATACTAAAAAATGAAATTTTTGTATGCCTATCACGCGGAATCCCAACTCCAAGAACGAAAAATCGATCGTGCGGTTGTGGAAGATGCGATAAAAAATCCAGATAGAATCATCCCATCCCGTGATAATACAATTATTGCGCAAAAAGAGGGAGACGGGCGTTTACTACGCGTGGTCTATAAAAAGGAAGAAGATACCCACATCATCATCACCGCCTATTACACAAACCCCCATCGTTACACGGAGAAGAAACCATGAAAATCACGTATGATCCCGAAGCCGATGCCATGAGCATCCGATTCCAAAAAGGAAAATACTACATCAGCAAAGAAACCGCTGAAGGAATCATCATTGATTACACCAAAGAAGGAAAAATCATCGCTATCGAAATATTAAACGTGGCCAAGCGAATGCCCATCAAAAACATTCAAAACGTATCCGTTGATTTTCTCAAACAAACAGCTTTATGATGAAACTTTTTTTTTAAAAAGTTCGAACCAGCAAAAATTCGACAAATGATTAAAAATGCATCGAGAATAGACACTGGAATGCCTATCCTCCCTTTGATCATGGCGGGTCGACTGTCCGAACGATGGGAAAGGAAACGTAAAATCCCCTCTACGTGAACGCCATGCATCCGCCCCTTTCTCGCATCGCCCTGTTCCAGCCCAACCTGTGGAAATTCTACCTGTTCAAATTCTTCATGGGATTGCATTTCTTCGGCGCCATCCTCATCCCATTCTTCACCGAATGGGGCGGTCTGAATTTCACGCAGATATTCTTCCTGCAGGCCTGGTTCATGTTCTGGATATTCGCCCTGGAGGTGCCTACCGGAACACTCGCGGACCGGTTCGGACGGAAAACATCCATCGTGGCAGGAGTATTCATCAATATCATCGCGGTGCTGCTGTACATCTACCAACCCACCTTCGAGGTATTTTTGGTAGCGGAGTTCATGTGGGCGATGGCCTCTTCTTTGATATCCGGTGCCGACGAAGCCTTGCTGTATGATACGCTCAAGACTATTGGGAAGGAAAAAACCTCCAAGAAAACGTTTTCACGGGTGGAAAGCATGGGGTTGTTAGGTATAGGGATCGCCAGCCCGGTGGGCAGCCTATTAGTGGCCCAATTCGGATTCCCATCCGTCTACTACGCCACCGCGGGAGCATTGGGTATCGCGGCCCTGATCGCCCTCACGTATCGCGAGCCCCCGGCATTCGAAAAGGTCATCCAGAAGGACTACTTCGCCCTCCTGAAGGGTGGATTGAGGTATCTTCGGGATCATCGGATTCTCCGGATCCTGGCCTGGGACGCCATCTCTATTGGAACAATTGCCTATTTTATGATATGGCTGTTTCAACCACTCCTCCAACAAGTGGGGGTGGGCATCGCCTATTTCGGATTCGTGCATGCCGCCTTGATTGGAGTGGAAATCCTGGCGCTCCAGGCCTATCCCCATGTTGATAAGCTGTTGGGAAACAAACGCCAGCTCCTCTTTCTCACGAGCATCGCCACGGGAATAGGATTCCTCATCGCGGGAGTGGCCAATGACCCTGTCATCGCCATATTCGCCATCCTCCTGGCCGGTGGAATTGGGTTATCTCGGAAGCCCATCCTATCCAGCTACATGCAGAAATATATCCCCTCCGACCAACGCGCCACGGTGGGGAGTGCCATCAACATGTTCCGCACCCTCGCCATCACCATCGCCAACCTCATCGTGGGGACATTAGCTGACTGGAGCATCAGCAACACCCTCCTCATCCTTGGAGTAACAGCGATAGGGTTGGCTTACGTATCTAAAGTGGAAGAAGAGCATTTGATCGACTGAGGAACCTGTATGCTTAATCCCACCCCAAACCTCAAAATCCTGGTGGATACGGTGAGGGACCCGGCCGATATGGCTGAACTGACCCATCTGGCTCTCGCCGCCAATATCCACATTTACATATCTGGAAATTCGATACGGCATGATCATCCCAAAGTCCAAAGAAAAATGAATTCGTGGAACCCTGATTTCCCGGCCTCCACCATAAACGGGCTCATTCAGTATTCTTCTGATTTCTACCAATTAGTCGGACAATTCCATGAGAAAGGATATCGCATCACGGGAACATCACCTGATGCACCCCAATCCCTTTTTTCGGTCGATCTTTCAAAAGGGAACCAATTAGTGGTATTCGGAACTGAAATGGGAGGATTAAGCCACGCCAAACGCCAATGGATGGATCGCATGGTCAGTATCCCGATGCACAACCATACGCGATTTTACACAATCCGCACCATCGTCCCAATCATCGCATATGAAGGACTTAGGCAACAGGGTTATTTGAGATGAAATCCTTCCCGGCCTAAAGGCCGAGGTATAAAACCACAAGACGGGGAGTCGAAAAATCACTATAACCATCGCTTTGACATCCTAAAAGGAAGTCAACAGAGCTGTCCATTGACTCCACTTTATAAAGGTGAAAACCTAATGTCAGTCGACACTTCAACACGCGCACTGATGAAAGATATTTTAGAATGGGTGATTTTTGATGCGATCAAAGCCCGTAATTAGGACCATTCAAAAGAAGGATATCAATCGCGTTTATTCGATCGGCAAGCAATTCTTTTTCGGGCCCGACAAATGGGATTGGGGATGGACGATTGAGTATGTCACTTTCCTGTCCGAGTATCACACCGATACCTTTTTCGTCGCTGAAATGAATGGATCCATTATCGGTTTCATCGTTTCAAAAGCACCTATCAGTTCGGATAAACCCACCGTCGGGTGGTTGGAATCCATGGCAGTCCTTCCTGAAAACCAGAAAAAGGGGGTTGGAACCGCCCTCATGGACCAAGCTATCAAAGTATTGAAGAAAAAGGGGATGCATTCGGTCCGATTAACCAATTGGCAATCCAAAAAGCACCTGAACTCCCTGTATGAAAAGTACGGGTTTTCCGCGAAAGACCACTTGATCATGCGCGAAAAGATGCTCGAATGAAATCCTATTCAACATTAACTAATGAAGGCTACAGCCCCTGGTGTCCTTTAGAATGAAAGAAAGCAAAGATAATGCAAAACAAACGAATGGATCTCACCTACCAACTAAAAGCAGGCGGAGGGTTCTCCTGAAACCACCATAAAGTTTTTCACTAACGATATCAGCCGATCCATCTTGACTATTAAATTAGAAATTGGGCGCTTTACCAAAAGAACCTTGTTGTCACTAACAATCTTACCAATTACCACATTAATTTTTTTGTCTACCATAACCTACATGCAATCAATAATAGTATAAGACTTGGCAATATTCTCTCAAGTAATTATTCCAATATCTTCTTCAATTCCAGAAAATTTCTGATAACGTAATCAGGCTTTGAATCCCATGCAGAAGAAAATTCATTGTTTTTTGGATTATACCAACAAGTCTGGAATCCTGCTTTCCGTGCGTTCATATCCCGTGGCGAATCTCCCACCATTAGAATATTTTGAGCTTTTATATGTGGAAATTCTTTCCGAATATTCTTTAGAAACAATCGAAAAATATGAACCCTGGATTTATCAGCGTTTACCTCACATGAAATGATTATGCGATGATCCGCAATTCCTAACTCATGTTTCTTAACCCAACGTCGACCCCAATTTACGAGGGAATCAGAAATAACTCCAGTAACAATCTCTTTACGCGCCAAAAAACGCATTAAATTCTTTACCCTAGGAGAAATCCGTCGAGGACTATGATCATTCTCCCGATGCGAATAGTGTGCATCCCGCATCATAGTGAAAACGGAACGAGAAGGAGGAATACCCAATAACTCCAGAACCTTCTCATCGTACCAAAAGAATCCTTTCTTGGCCCAAGATTTCTTGTGTTCAGTCCGAACCTTCTCCATCGCCGCATCAAAACGGGGTATTGAAACATCATAACCCAACGACCGAAGGACACGGACCTTTGCGGACCGCGCCCGGCGCTTGGACGCTTTCGTTTCGTGATACAAGGTTCCGTGAATATCAAAAGCGATACACTTTATAGGTGGTTTTTCCGCCATGAAAACCTATTTACCCGCATTCGAATAAATGACTTCCCCCCTACTAAAAGGCCGAGGAACTCAAGTTGGAAAAATATTCCATATTCTAATAAATCCTCCCTTCGTTTCATGTAGCATGCAATCAGGAACCAAAATCCAAAATAAAAGAAAAAAAGCTGAAAAAAATATTCCCACATCGATTGTTCTAGTCTTCGATCCGGATTTTAAACACATTTTAATGGTGAAGCGCGTAAAAAATTACTTTGGATTTGATTGGGGATATATAGCTGGAAAATCGGATAAGGGAGAAACGGCTCATGAAACGGCATCACGAGAAATGTGGGAAGAAATAGGCATCCGCCAATACCCCCAACATATCCATTCCTTAAGTGAATATGGAATAAAATCACCACCAGACCCATTTACGATATTTATTACATCCATCCCCAAAGAAATACCTCTAACTATCAAAGTAGATGAAATAAAAGAAGCCAAATGGTTCCCCATTCATAATCTTCCCGAAAGTCGACCAATGAGTGAGGATGCCGTTATCCAATCCATTATTTCAGTAGTAAAGTCCATCTTATTGCTACCCTATCGACAAAATGTCCAATTTTGGTGCTACCGCAAAGATGGAAAAATTCTCTTGCTGGATGAAAGCACCACGGATGAGGTATATTGGAAATTCCCCCAAGGAGGGATTGAATCCAATGAAACCCATGAAAAAGCCATTACACGTGAGTTGGAAGAAGAACTCAATATCAAAACATTTCAGATATTGTCCAAAGCGAAATACATCAACCGATACAATTGGCCACCTACCCTGCTAGTGAAAGGATTCCGCGGCCAAGAACAACACATTTATCTAGTATATTTACCCCATCCAAAGGAAGTCAAACCCAATAAAAAAGAAGGAATCAGACAAGCCAAATGGATGACTTTCCACGAAGCAATAAGCCACTTTCTCATTCCCAATCAAAAACTAGCCGCGGATAGAATATGGAAAGAATTCGAGCCAATCATCAAGAGGGTTGCGAAGCCTTTGCTTTAACACAATATTTTTGTCGCCCACTTTAGCTGTGTAGACTATAGAATACATCCCTGTTTTATTTTCCTTTATTTCGGAAATAGTACGTATTGGAACATGCAGAATACTGGCTATTCTCTTTTTCACGTTTCTTCTGTTCATGTCAATTAGTTACATTTCAAGTATATAATTACTTATTATATTTTCGAAGCCTTTTTCCCGCACAATTTTCCACGCTTCCTGAGTACTTTTATGATTTTTCCTTTTTTCAATTTCGTTTTCACAAAGATACTCTTTGTTTATTTTTCTAAATAATTTATTTTGTATTGCATACACTAGGATATGCGAGTAGCTATCATTTTCAAGAGTTGGAAAGTCTTTTTTTAACTCTGTTATCCCTTTTCTTACTTTTATTTCTTCCAGTGCATTATGAATAAGCTCATGAGTTATCAGATAAATTAAATTTTCATTATCCATTCGTTTCCCGTTTGAAGTGCAAAGTGATATTGTCAAGGGATCTGAAAAAGTAGTATTATGCGCACGGAATGGTAAAACATAAATTCTAATTTCCTTTCTTCTCCAAATTACTTTAATAAAATCAGATATCATTTTCAAATTATTTTCAAGTTCAGGAATTCTTGTTTTTAATTCGCTAATAGACAACTTAAAATCATCATCACTTAATTCCGCAATCGGAATATCATTCATCATCCCCAAAATCTTTTGAGAATAAATTCGACTATTCTTTATCAGTATCTCAGGATACATGATATATCGTAGAAAGTTCTTGTTAAATATCTATGTAGCTTTCTTAACAAGCACATCATTACTCAACTGAAAAAAGGTATTTTGGACCATTATAAGAATTGCAAAGCGAGGGAAAAAAGCACATCACATATTTGCATTTATATATTCCACCCCTTATTATGTATCATATGGAGGGATTTTCCTGATACCTGAAACAGGTTCATTAGAGCTCTTGACGAGCCAGCCGAAGAATGCCAAGGGAGCGATTATTCAGAAGCTGGCTAAGCAATGGCCATTGACAGCCAAGGAGCTATCCAATATTCTCCAACGAGAATTTGCCCTACAAGTTACCTATCAGCGGTTCATAAAGCCCTTCAAGAGCTCGAAAGGGATCACGTAGTGGAAAAGAATGAGCATGGATACCAATTTCACGAGAATTGGATCCAAAACGTCCTCAAAATATCCAACGCCATCGCCCAAAACTATTCCCGAAATGAGCCCTTGGATTTTGATAAAGACGTTATCCAGCTCCACTTTACCTCATGGTTGAATGCCGGCCGGTTTGGAAGTTTCACGTTTAAGAATGAATTTCCTAATCCGGAGCATAAACCCATCCTGTCCTGCTGGATGCATGTATGGCCCGTCAGCACGGTATCCGCGGAAGAAAGCAGGATACTATTAGAGCAATCCAAACGGGAAAAAGGGCTATTCTGCGTATGCCCTAACAATACGCCTCTCGATCAACTGTTTGCCGACTGGATTGGGAAACTCGGACGGAAGCATATTTTAGGAGTTGATATGAAATTAGACCATGACTATGTCATCAAAGGAGATCACATCGCCCAGTTTTATTATCCCAAAAGCTTCTTGGAAAAGGTGGATTTATTCTACCGAGATAACACCGACATCAAAAATATCGATTATCAAAAACTACAAGAACTCGCCACTGAAAAGACAAATATTCATACAATTGTCATTCGAAATAAGGAACTAGCGGAAGCCAAAAGAAATGAATTGCTGGAACTGTTTCAAAACCAGTAGAAAGGGTTAGATATGGAACGATACACCCAACTCCTAAAAAAGCCGCAAACCGCCAAAACCGCCATTATTCAATATTTGGCCAGCGACTTTCCACACCCCATTAAAAAAATCCATCATATTTTACAACGGGAATATGGAATGGATATATCCTATCAAGCCGTGCACAAAGCCATACAAGAACTAGAAGAAGAATCCATCCTCACTAAAAAAGATGGGCAATGGCAACTCAACCCCACCTGGTTGGATTCCCAGGAACGATTCATCCATCAAACAAAACAAAAATATCAAGGAAACAAAAACAAATACAACATCAACCTGAACTACGATGGGCCACAGGTATTTGAATTTGATAATTTTACGGACTTTTCAGTGGAGACGGCAAATCTAGTTGCTAAGCAGGTCTTGTATCAGAATGGAGAAAAAGCATACTACATTCTTGAGTATGGATACTGGCCACTAAAATTCAAATTTGATCACTTGCATGTTATATACAATCTCGTAAAAAAGTCCCCTAATTCTATTTACATTATTCGAAAAGTAACTACGTATGGTAAATGGGTACAAAAACAATACTTGAGAGTTGGAGGAATTGGGATTATTGGATCAAAAATACCTATCGAAGACGACTTCTGGATTCAAGGAGAATGGATGGGACAGGTACATTTCCCTGCCGAATCCAAAAAAATTATTGAACAATATTGGAATAAATGGAAAAATCTAGAGGATAGCTTCAAAGAACTCGGACTGAAAAAAGAGCCGAAAATGGTCATACTTGCTACCGTTACCAAAAACCCATCCATGGCAAGATTTTTGAGTAAGGAGATAGAGAAATACCTAGCAGCTGGGTAGACTCATGCAAATTGAAGAAAGCTTGAACTTACTGAACCAAAAGCCGAGAAATGTAAAGAACGCAATCGTACAGAAATTATCTATGAAATGACCGGTTTCGCTCAAACAGCTCGATCACGCACTGAAACGAGAATTCGGAATGGACGTAACATATCATGCGGTGCACAAGACGGTTTCGCAATGACTTCCTCTGCGGCCTGAAGGCCGCGGTATCCATGTAGAGCAAGAACGACAAACGGCTCGCGTAAACGCTCGCCAAACGTGGGGCGACGAATGTCGCCCTGAAGGGCGAGGTATCAACTTTTTTCCACAGGCTTTTTTCTAAAAAGCCGGAATGACAGAATTTCCCGCCTCGACGAACTAAAAAGAAGTTTGATTTCTCTCAAAAATTGTGATTAAAATTTATCAATTGTTTCTCGGATTTTTGCCATTTTTGTGTGCGTATCAACTTTGAATCCATCTTCATTTTGTTTTGAAACCTCGATATTTTCTGTTAAAATATCAAGGGTGTTTTGATGGCCTTCCTTAATTGCTTTTCCCAAATTTTTTTTAAGTGCGATTGCAAATGTATTTGCTTTTTTTTCATCAAGAAAGTGTGCGATAATACTTGTTGGTGCTTGATTCATGACTTCCAAAAATCCTTGCTTTGCAAATTGAAATCGATAAAAAAATTTCTCGCCGATAACATCTTGCCCCATATAATAAATTTTCTCTGATAAATCCTTGCTTAGAAAATCGATAAATTCAAACAAAGCATTCTGTGCCTTTTCCTGCTCACTCATTTGATCCCTGAAATTTAACTTCTCATTAATAGCCACAGAAAAATTTAATGACTCAGGTAAATCTACAAGAGAAACCCAAACATGTTTTGTTTCCATAAGGTAAAAAACCCATCTTAATATTTAAACTCAAACCACAGTTATGTTTAATTATCAACTAATGGTGAATCTGCGGTCGCGTTAATTGATGCAAATAATCATTCCCTTCATGAAACATTATGTCTAATTCTGTTGAATGTTTCATACGTTTGATATGATGAGCATGCAAATATTCTTTCAAAACTTCTGATTCGTCTTCTGTGTAAACAACGGTAACAAGACGATGGTTTTTTCCAGCAGACATATTTAGCTCGTTCACAGCACTGGAATAATTTTCGGATTGTTTGACAGTGAGTAAATAGCAGGAAAATTCAGTCGATAAAAATTCAGAAAAAATATCATTTGTTTTAAATAAAAGCGGTGAGGATTGAGATTCACTTAAAAAGTCACCCGAAAACTTTTGCAATTGATTTAAGCTTGATAATTCATTGCAACGTTTTCCTACCATGGATAAAATTTCTGGGTTTACATTTCCTACCTTTGTTTTCTTATTCATTGGGTCACCAACCCATTTTCCATAACTTTCAAATTTTTCTATTAATAATGGCATTAATTCTGAATTCTTTCCCGAAGCATCAAATATCGATTTCAATGCATTACAACCAATTGGCCAAGTTAAAGAAGATTCAACAGCAAGGTCGACTGTTTTTCTAATATCGGCAGAGCTTGCACAAATTGAAGCTGTACGTCCTGTTGTATGCTTCAATACAATTTTATCTGAAAAATGATCAACTTTGTGATCGCCATTAATTTCCCACCGGAGTAAATTTTCAACTACCCCATTATCCCCAAAAGCCCAAATTGCAGACGATGAATCTACAAGGTCAAAGTGTATTTTTCCTTTGCTTTGGTTGTTCGTGTCCCAATTTACAACATGTAAAGCTTCTTTAGGATACCCACATTGAATTAGTGTCTGTATTGTTTTGGAGGCAATTGGAAAATCTGTTTTTGAAGGTTTAAAAATCCCTGGCAATCCCAATGAAATTAACCATGCAGCAACAAAACTTGTTACTCGGGGGTCATTTCCAGGAGTTACAACATAAACATACCCGGAAATGGGATGCATGTACTTAAACATGGGATGGCCTTCAATCGGATTTCGTCCGATTTTACCGTTATTGATACCAATTCGTTTCCGGATGAGATCTGGTATGATTTTGAATATTTTCTCAACCTCATTCAACTGATCTTTGACGGCGGTTATTGGCATTCCTGATAATTTAACCCATGATTCAATTTCATCGTCTGTAAATTTTATTTTTCGACTAGCTTCATACAAAATATTTGAACGCTCCTCAAATGGCATTTGCGCCAAAGTAGCAGTAGACGAGCGTGCTTTTGAAATTGCAGTTTTGGCATCAAGTACTCCCGCGTTTGGTACCTCGATTACAAAACCAGGATCATAAAAAGATTGGATTGGAAAATAAGCTTTAGTTAGGCTGATGCTACTTCCACCAATTAAATTTTCAAATTTTAGACGCATATAACCACAATCTCAACTATCTTCATTTAAAAGGCCATAAAAAATGGAAGATTGTTTCAAAAAATCACTTAAAATATTGGAATACTTTCGTCTTATGACGAAAATAGCGTTGCCAAAATACTCAAAATGAATTTAGCTATAAATAAATCACACATAAAAAAATCACATGAACCAAGCAATCAAAAGGATGAGTCGCAGTCCAATGATGGATTTTTTTGGAAAAGTTCCCAAAAATTGTATTAATTTATCAGTAGGCGAGCCATTATTTGATACTCCTAAAAGAATCACAGATTTTGAAATTGATTCTTTAATCCAAGGAGCAAATAGATATACACCAGTAAAAGGCTTTTTGGAGTTGCGTGAAAAACTTGCTTCTAAATTAGCAAAAGATAATCATATAATAACCCAACCAAAAGATATTGTTGTAACATGCGGAAGTTCTGAAGCAATTGGACTCACAATACAATCAACACTTAATTTAGGTGACAACGCAATAATTATTGATCCACATTTTCCCATCGTAGCTCCGCAAATAGAATTTACCGGGGGCATTGTAAAAAGACTGTCTTTAATGGAAAAGGATCATTTTCAACCAGACATAGACTTGCTCAATAAAATGATTGACAAAAAGACAAAATTAATTTACATGAACACTCCCCACAATCCAACTGGAAGCGTATTTTCAAAAAATAGTATTTTAGAAATAATTGATATTGCCATCAAAAATGATATTTATTTGATTTCAGATGAAGTATATGAAAAAATTATATATTCTGATAAACATCACTCGCCTGCAAGTCTTTCTAACTATCCTAAAATA of Candidatus Diapherotrites archaeon contains these proteins:
- a CDS encoding pyridoxal phosphate-dependent aminotransferase, coding for MNQAIKRMSRSPMMDFFGKVPKNCINLSVGEPLFDTPKRITDFEIDSLIQGANRYTPVKGFLELREKLASKLAKDNHIITQPKDIVVTCGSSEAIGLTIQSTLNLGDNAIIIDPHFPIVAPQIEFTGGIVKRLSLMEKDHFQPDIDLLNKMIDKKTKLIYMNTPHNPTGSVFSKNSILEIIDIAIKNDIYLISDEVYEKIIYSDKHHSPASLSNYPKIITVNSFSKSYSMCGHRVGYVVTNSDLIDNIEKLKFSLSVSTPNSSQKAAICALDSDKESNEMAKLYKKRRDIIANTIGKLGLDFVLPKGAFYFFINVKRFGGGQKVYEMLLKNNIVVLPGIIFGKAYSDYIRISYVLNEAGLEKAMQKFTEIISQYNSHSELFR
- a CDS encoding aldehyde dehydrogenase family protein: MRLKFENLIGGSSISLTKAYFPIQSFYDPGFVIEVPNAGVLDAKTAISKARSSTATLAQMPFEERSNILYEASRKIKFTDDEIESWVKLSGMPITAVKDQLNEVEKIFKIIPDLIRKRIGINNGKIGRNPIEGHPMFKYMHPISGYVYVVTPGNDPRVTSFVAAWLISLGLPGIFKPSKTDFPIASKTIQTLIQCGYPKEALHVVNWDTNNQSKGKIHFDLVDSSSAIWAFGDNGVVENLLRWEINGDHKVDHFSDKIVLKHTTGRTASICASSADIRKTVDLAVESSLTWPIGCNALKSIFDASGKNSELMPLLIEKFESYGKWVGDPMNKKTKVGNVNPEILSMVGKRCNELSSLNQLQKFSGDFLSESQSSPLLFKTNDIFSEFLSTEFSCYLLTVKQSENYSSAVNELNMSAGKNHRLVTVVYTEDESEVLKEYLHAHHIKRMKHSTELDIMFHEGNDYLHQLTRPQIHH
- a CDS encoding MFS transporter; its protein translation is MHPPLSRIALFQPNLWKFYLFKFFMGLHFFGAILIPFFTEWGGLNFTQIFFLQAWFMFWIFALEVPTGTLADRFGRKTSIVAGVFINIIAVLLYIYQPTFEVFLVAEFMWAMASSLISGADEALLYDTLKTIGKEKTSKKTFSRVESMGLLGIGIASPVGSLLVAQFGFPSVYYATAGALGIAALIALTYREPPAFEKVIQKDYFALLKGGLRYLRDHRILRILAWDAISIGTIAYFMIWLFQPLLQQVGVGIAYFGFVHAALIGVEILALQAYPHVDKLLGNKRQLLFLTSIATGIGFLIAGVANDPVIAIFAILLAGGIGLSRKPILSSYMQKYIPSDQRATVGSAINMFRTLAITIANLIVGTLADWSISNTLLILGVTAIGLAYVSKVEEEHLID
- a CDS encoding TrmH family RNA methyltransferase, producing MLNPTPNLKILVDTVRDPADMAELTHLALAANIHIYISGNSIRHDHPKVQRKMNSWNPDFPASTINGLIQYSSDFYQLVGQFHEKGYRITGTSPDAPQSLFSVDLSKGNQLVVFGTEMGGLSHAKRQWMDRMVSIPMHNHTRFYTIRTIVPIIAYEGLRQQGYLR
- a CDS encoding NUDIX hydrolase, whose amino-acid sequence is MQSGTKIQNKRKKAEKNIPTSIVLVFDPDFKHILMVKRVKNYFGFDWGYIAGKSDKGETAHETASREMWEEIGIRQYPQHIHSLSEYGIKSPPDPFTIFITSIPKEIPLTIKVDEIKEAKWFPIHNLPESRPMSEDAVIQSIISVVKSILLLPYRQNVQFWCYRKDGKILLLDESTTDEVYWKFPQGGIESNETHEKAITRELEEELNIKTFQILSKAKYINRYNWPPTLLVKGFRGQEQHIYLVYLPHPKEVKPNKKEGIRQAKWMTFHEAISHFLIPNQKLAADRIWKEFEPIIKRVAKPLL
- a CDS encoding DUF4258 domain-containing protein, with amino-acid sequence MKFLYAYHAESQLQERKIDRAVVEDAIKNPDRIIPSRDNTIIAQKEGDGRLLRVVYKKEEDTHIIITAYYTNPHRYTEKKP
- a CDS encoding DUF2283 domain-containing protein, translating into MKITYDPEADAMSIRFQKGKYYISKETAEGIIIDYTKEGKIIAIEILNVAKRMPIKNIQNVSVDFLKQTAL
- a CDS encoding GNAT family N-acetyltransferase, with protein sequence MRSKPVIRTIQKKDINRVYSIGKQFFFGPDKWDWGWTIEYVTFLSEYHTDTFFVAEMNGSIIGFIVSKAPISSDKPTVGWLESMAVLPENQKKGVGTALMDQAIKVLKKKGMHSVRLTNWQSKKHLNSLYEKYGFSAKDHLIMREKMLE
- a CDS encoding HAD family hydrolase, translating into MAEKPPIKCIAFDIHGTLYHETKASKRRARSAKVRVLRSLGYDVSIPRFDAAMEKVRTEHKKSWAKKGFFWYDEKVLELLGIPPSRSVFTMMRDAHYSHRENDHSPRRISPRVKNLMRFLARKEIVTGVISDSLVNWGRRWVKKHELGIADHRIIISCEVNADKSRVHIFRLFLKNIRKEFPHIKAQNILMVGDSPRDMNARKAGFQTCWYNPKNNEFSSAWDSKPDYVIRNFLELKKILE